In a single window of the bacterium genome:
- a CDS encoding flavodoxin family protein, with the protein MKTVVVYYSRYGNSRVAAKLIARQLGAPVHNIEVKRQKGVFESTFSALFSRRPKIKSMLLNPQDWDLMVLVAPIWVGKPATPVKTFLADTKVGDKRIAAFFSYTTTPPRDAAEWLKRVLAHFGAHLIAVGGYDTSVKNHTVLKQRVWEFLAQLPSEAIPAPSIRPAKSKRENKKKTARKGKK; encoded by the coding sequence ATGAAAACCGTTGTAGTTTACTATTCGAGATATGGCAATTCACGTGTAGCGGCCAAGCTCATTGCACGCCAGCTTGGCGCACCTGTTCATAATATCGAAGTTAAAAGGCAAAAAGGCGTTTTTGAGTCTACCTTTTCAGCATTGTTCAGCAGGAGGCCAAAAATCAAGTCGATGCTCCTTAATCCGCAGGACTGGGATTTGATGGTTCTTGTCGCTCCAATATGGGTAGGGAAACCTGCAACACCTGTTAAGACTTTTCTTGCAGATACGAAGGTCGGCGATAAAAGAATTGCGGCGTTCTTTTCGTATACTACTACACCGCCTAGAGATGCGGCGGAATGGCTCAAGCGCGTTCTCGCTCACTTTGGAGCCCATCTTATCGCTGTTGGAGGATACGATACAAGCGTCAAGAATCACACCGTTCTCAAACAGCGCGTGTGGGAGTTTCTTGCACAACTTCCGTCCGAGGCGATTCCTGCACCGTCAATAAGACCTGCAAAGAGCAAGAGGGAGAATAAGAAGAAAACTGCCCGAAAAGGTAAAAAGTAG
- a CDS encoding TIGR00266 family protein: MEHKIEYGPSFSLLSIKLGQGDKVTAESGAMVSMDGTVNIETKMQGGLGAALKRSFLGGESFFMNHFTGQGEVTFAANTPGDISHVKMTGNTLLVQSGSFICSSGDVNVDTKFGGAKSFFSGEGLFLLKISGTGDLFIGSYGAITMRELAAGQILKVDTGHMVAFDESVKYEVKAVGGLKSTLLSGEGLVASFTGPGRVWIQTRSLDAFIALIEPKITKK; this comes from the coding sequence ATGGAACATAAAATAGAATACGGACCTAGCTTTTCGCTTCTTTCCATCAAATTAGGTCAGGGCGATAAAGTGACGGCCGAATCTGGAGCCATGGTTTCTATGGACGGTACTGTAAACATAGAAACAAAGATGCAGGGCGGCCTCGGCGCAGCTCTCAAAAGATCTTTTTTAGGTGGCGAAAGCTTCTTCATGAATCACTTCACAGGGCAAGGTGAAGTAACCTTTGCAGCAAACACACCCGGGGATATATCTCACGTCAAGATGACAGGCAACACGCTGCTCGTCCAGTCTGGTTCTTTCATTTGTTCTTCTGGCGATGTCAACGTTGACACAAAGTTCGGCGGCGCCAAGAGCTTCTTTTCCGGAGAGGGACTTTTCCTCTTGAAGATCTCCGGGACGGGCGATCTTTTTATCGGTTCATACGGAGCAATAACCATGCGCGAGCTTGCTGCCGGTCAGATTCTCAAGGTAGATACCGGTCACATGGTGGCATTCGATGAAAGCGTTAAGTACGAAGTGAAAGCGGTCGGCGGCTTAAAGAGCACCTTGCTTTCTGGTGAAGGGCTTGTTGCGAGCTTTACTGGCCCCGGCAGGGTCTGGATTCAGACGCGTTCACTCGATGCTTTCATTGCCTTAATAGAACCTAAGATCACTAAGAAGTAA